In Xenopus tropicalis strain Nigerian chromosome 5, UCB_Xtro_10.0, whole genome shotgun sequence, one genomic interval encodes:
- the LOC116410894 gene encoding protein kinase C theta type-like, whose amino-acid sequence MSSSKKLGFKARFFAALRNFHRKLKATFTLSTRKKSEKKSDDQKEKMVAPRKREREESSEGHGISIKKSRTYFAAPSPTQTEPNMAMPELQEIAQASPLVEPCLELEKKEVSVPKEGLKRPRTEEDNEEIPIKRLKSTIPSAEGIETPQPGPSSEVELPIPVDRTLSLGRFSFHKVLGKGSFGKVLLARDLLTGQWVAVKRIKKRPLLNHTGSAKIEKKILELAQDCVFLTRAFGSFQTEDSIYFVMEYAAGGTLLDLCLNGNSMDIEQIRFIAAEVICGLNFLHSRLIIHRDLKLGNILLDGSGHIKIADFGLAVQTLYGLAKGRAGTRGYTAPEVTRREVYDCSADYYSLGVMLFYLATKLTSIYIEDPGAREGIDGLDSDLRDIIQKLTCDNRVARMNFVASIKDHPFFASINWDALEAREIDSPLILPPAEDVPDAVPHKTLISSDKDKTPITSKQQAHFKGLSFVCKEWGVTGSADPDSHSAQGKT is encoded by the exons ATGAGTTCAAGCAAGAAATTGGGCTTTAAAGCCCGATTTTTTGCAGCCCTTAGAAACTTTCACAGAAAGCTAAAGGCTACATTCACTTTATCTACACGGAAAAAATCAGAGAAAAAAAGTGATGACCAGAAGGAGAAGATGGTCGCACCTAGAAAGCGAGAGCGAGAGGAAAGCTCCGAGGGACACGGCATCTCCATAAAGAAGAGCAGAACCTACTTTGCTGCCCCCAGCCCAACACAAACGGAACCAAACATGGCGATGCCCGAGCTGCAAGAGATTGCCCAGGCGAGCCCATTGGTTGAACCGTGTTTGGAGCTGGAGAAAAAGGAGGTTTCTGTACCCAAGGAAGGATTGAAGCGCCCAAGAACAGAAGAGGATAATGAAGAAATACCTATTAAACGGCTCAAAAGCACAATACCCAGTGCTGAGGGTATAGAAACCCCCCAACCGGGACCGA gttcAGAAGTCGAACTTCCGATCCCTGTTGACCGGACATTATCCCTCGGCAGATTCAGTTTCCATAAAGTACTCGGAAAAGGATCATTTGGAAAG GTCCTCCTGGCACGAGACCTTCTCACAGGACAGTGGGTAGCAGTGAAACGAATCAAGAAGAGGCCACTGTTGAACCACACGGGCAGCGCCAAGATTGAGAAGAAGATACTGGAATTAGCCCAGGACTGTGTGTTCCTCACTCGAGCGTTTGGCTCTTTTCAGACTGAG GACAGCATTTACTTTGTGATGGAATATGCAGCCGGAGGGACCTTATTAGATCTCTGCCTGAATGGGAACTCCATGGATATCGAGCAGATCAG GTTCATAGCGGCAGAAGTTATCTGCGGCCTGAATTTCCTGCATTCTCGGCTGATTATCCATCG GGACCTGAAACTGGGAAATATTCTGCTTGATGGcagcggtcacatcaaaatagcgGATTTCGGCCTCGCTGTACAGACTCTCTATGGATTGGCCAAAGGCCGAGCGGGAACAAGGGGGTACACGGCTCCTGAG GTAACCCGCCGGGAGGTGTACGATTGCTCTGCGGATTATTACTCACTCGGAGTAATGCTGTTTTATTTGGCCACTAAGCTGACATCCATATACATAGAAGATCCAGGGGCGAGAGAAGGTATAGACGGCCTGGATTCTGACCTCAGGGACATTATCCAGAAG CTAACCTGTGACAATCGTGTCGCAAGGATGAACTTTGTCGCCTCCATAAAGGATCATCCGTTCTTTGCATCCATTAATTGGGACGCCCTGGAGGCAAGAGAAATAGATTCTCCCTTGATACTA CCTCCAGCAGAGGACGTACCAGACGCGGTGCCGCACAAGACGCTGATCAGCTCCGACAAAGACAAGACTCCCATAACGTCCAAACAACAGGCTCACTTTAAAGGATTATCCTTTGTGTGTAAAGAATGGGGAGTCACGGGATCAGCAGATCCAGATTCCCATTCTGCACAAGGGAAGACATAA
- the bix1.1 gene encoding brachyury-inducible homeobox 1, gene 1 isoform X1 produces MLGYTQGMEHLYSNYFSPTDPLMGFPSALGSLMGMGFPPVQHNPVQPANGKDIKAGDTGANQAAQHKEATNQQKVSPTPTSNRRKRTVYSPSDLAQLEQYFRANMYPDIHQREELAGQMGLPESRIQVWFQNRRSKAKRQGSRSTKPAAMGDYYNSPPMYNPAPTANGTIPVAQQQRVLPYQQQVQPLATLHYGFHPNVSMQGTNQSRMYSSAPAPHLSGKGSHQHPMAFSQQQVQPIRDLQQNYFHLPQDLLSYPESPWAAPSQRLPVHLTASSTYPRSDLPGKPITSHSTKGMSPGKETERDLGGRQSQVSVHSNLMLDFPPNKTITPEMNTIIPQIPGATGWSSQGGTNAYPTWGALPRAGCSPYREGSPASDSGVSDTATESVSDWEENIIRTLF; encoded by the exons ATGCTTGGATATACCCAAGGGATGGagcatctctatagcaactactTCTCTCCCACTGACCCCCTAATGGGCTTCCCTTCTGCCCTGGGCTCCCTCATGGGAATGGGGTTCCCTCCTGTACAGCACAATCCAGTACAGCCGGCTAATGGGAAAG ATATTAAGGCTGGGGATACTGGAGCCAATCAGGCAGCACAGCACAAGGAAGCCACCAATCAGCAGAAGGTTTCCCCCACACCGACGTCCAATCGCAGGAAGAGAACTGTGTACAGCCCCTCAGATCTGGCCCAACTGGAGCAGTACTTCAGAGCTAATATGTACCCAGACATCCACCAGCGGGAGGAACTGGCCGGGCAGATGGGCTTGCCCGAGTCTCGCATTCAG GTTTGGTTCCAGAACAGGAGATCAAAAGCCAAACGCCAAGGATCCAGATCTACCAAGCCGGCTGCTATGGGGGattactataacagccccccaatGTACAACCCGGCACCTACAGCCAATGGCACAATCCCCGTAGCCCAACAACAGCGGGTGCTTCCCTACCAGCAGCAGGTCCAGCCATTGGCCACCCTACACTATGGCTTCCACCCAAACGTCTCCATGCAAGGAACCAATCAGAGCAGGATGTATTCATCAGCACCAGCTCCCCATCTCTCAGGGAAGGGGTCTCATCAGCACCCAATGGCTTTTTCACAGCAACAAGTCCAACCCATTAGGGATTTACAGCAGAATTACTTCCACTTGCCCCAGGACCTCCTGTCTTACCCTGAATCCCCATGGGCTGCCCCCAGCCAGAGGCTCCCAGTACATCTGACAGCATCTAGTACCTACCCCCGCAGTGACCTGCCCGGTAAGCCCATTACAAGCCACAGCACTAAGGGTATGAGCCCTGGCAAGGAGACTGAGAGAGACCTCGGTGGGAGACAGAGCCAAGTGTCCGTGCATTCTAACCTCATGTTGGACTTCCCCCCTAACAAGACCATCACCCCCGAGATGAACACCATCATCCCACAGATCCCAGGGGCTACAGGCTGGAGCAGCCAGGGGGGTACCAATGCCTACCCTACATGGGGGGCACTGCCCAGGGCAGGGTGTAGCCCCTACAGAGAGGGTTCTCCTGCCTCAGACTCAGGAGTCAGTGACACAGCTACAGAGTCAGTCTCAGACTGGGAAGAGAACATTATTAGAACTCTCTTCTGA
- the bix1.1 gene encoding Brachyury-inducible homeobox 1, gene 1 (The RefSeq protein has 7 substitutions compared to this genomic sequence), which yields MLGYTQGMEHLYSNYFSPTDPLMGFPSALGSLMGMGFPPVQHNPVQPANGKADIKAGDTGANQAAQHKEATNQQKVSPTPTSNRRKRTVYSPSDLAQLEQYFRANMYPDIHQREELAGQMGLPESRIQVWFQNRRSKAKRQGSRSTKPAAMGDYYNSPPMYNPAPTANGTIPVAQQQRVVPYQQQVQPLATLHYGFHPNASMQGTNQSRMYSSAPAPHLSGKGSHQHPMAIPQQQVQPIMDLQQNYFHLPQDLLSYPESPWAAPSQRLPVHPTASSTYPHSDLPGKPITSHSTKGMSPGKETERDLGGRQSQVSVHSNLMLDFPPNKTITPEMNTIIPQIPGATGWSSQGGTNAYPTWGALPRAGCSPYREGSPASDSGVSDTATESVSDWEENIIRTLF from the exons ATGCTTGGATATACCCAAGGGATGGagcatctctatagcaactactTCTCTCCCACTGACCCCCTAATGGGCTTCCCTTCTGCCCTGGGCTCCCTCATGGGAATGGGGTTCCCTCCTGTACAGCACAATCCAGTACAGCCGGCTAATGGGAAAG CAGATATTAAGGCTGGGGATACTGGAGCCAATCAGGCAGCACAGCACAAGGAAGCCACCAATCAGCAGAAGGTTTCCCCCACACCGACGTCCAATCGCAGGAAGAGAACTGTGTACAGCCCCTCAGATCTGGCCCAACTGGAGCAGTACTTCAGAGCTAATATGTACCCAGACATCCACCAGCGGGAGGAACTGGCCGGGCAGATGGGCTTGCCCGAGTCTCGCATTCAG GTTTGGTTCCAGAACAGGAGATCAAAAGCCAAACGCCAAGGATCCAGATCTACCAAGCCGGCTGCTATGGGGGattactataacagccccccaatGTACAACCCGGCACCTACAGCCAATGGCACAATCCCCGTAGCCCAACAACAGCGGGTGCTTCCCTACCAGCAGCAGGTCCAGCCATTGGCCACCCTACACTATGGCTTCCACCCAAACGTCTCCATGCAAGGAACCAATCAGAGCAGGATGTATTCATCAGCACCAGCTCCCCATCTCTCAGGGAAGGGGTCTCATCAGCACCCAATGGCTTTTTCACAGCAACAAGTCCAACCCATTAGGGATTTACAGCAGAATTACTTCCACTTGCCCCAGGACCTCCTGTCTTACCCTGAATCCCCATGGGCTGCCCCCAGCCAGAGGCTCCCAGTACATCTGACAGCATCTAGTACCTACCCCCGCAGTGACCTGCCCGGTAAGCCCATTACAAGCCACAGCACTAAGGGTATGAGCCCTGGCAAGGAGACTGAGAGAGACCTCGGTGGGAGACAGAGCCAAGTGTCCGTGCATTCTAACCTCATGTTGGACTTCCCCCCTAACAAGACCATCACCCCCGAGATGAACACCATCATCCCACAGATCCCAGGGGCTACAGGCTGGAGCAGCCAGGGGGGTACCAATGCCTACCCTACATGGGGGGCACTGCCCAGGGCAGGGTGTAGCCCCTACAGAGAGGGTTCTCCTGCCTCAGACTCAGGAGTCAGTGACACAGCTACAGAGTCAGTCTCAGACTGGGAAGAGAACATTATTAGAACTCTCTTCTGA
- the LOC116411062 gene encoding homeobox protein Mix.1-like isoform X2, translated as MLGYTQGMEHLYSNYFSPTDPLMGFPSALGSLMGMGFPPVQHNPVQPANGKDIKAGDTGANQTAQHKEATNQQKVSPTPTSNRRKRTVYSPSDLAQLEQYFRANMYPDIHQREELAGQMGLPESRIQVWFQNRRSKAKRQGSRSTKPAAMGDYYNSPPMYNPAPTANGTIPVAQQQRVVPYQQQVQPLATLHYGFHPNVSMQGTNQSRMYSSAPAPHLSGKGSHQHPMAFPQQQVQPIMDLQQNYFHLPQDLLSYPESPWAAPSQRLPVHPTASSTYPHSDLPSKPITSHSTKGMSPGKETERDLGGRQSQVSVHSNLMLDFPPNKTITPEMNTIIPQIPGATGWSSQGGTNAYPTWGALPRAGCSPYREGSPASDSGVSDTATESVSDWEENIIRTLF; from the exons ATGCTTGGATATACCCAAGGGATGGagcatctctatagcaactactTCTCTCCCACTGACCCCCTAATGGGCTTCCCTTCTGCCCTGGGCTCCCTCATGGGAATGGGGTTCCCTCCTGTACAGCACAATCCAGTACAGCCGGCTAATGGGAAAG ATATTAAGGCTGGGGATACTGGAGCCAATCAGACAGCACAGCACAAGGAAGCCACCAATCAGCAGAAGGTTTCCCCCACACCGACGTCCAATCGCAGGAAGAGAACTGTGTACAGCCCCTCAGATCTGGCCCAACTGGAGCAGTACTTCAGAGCTAATATGTACCCAGACATCCACCAGCGGGAGGAACTGGCCGGGCAGATGGGCTTGCCCGAGTCTCGCATTCAG GTTTGGTTCCAGAACAGGAGGTCAAAAGCCAAACGCCAAGGATCCAGATCTACCAAGCCGGCTGCTATGGGGGattactataacagccccccaatGTACAACCCGGCACCTACAGCCAATGGCACAATCCCCGTAGCCCAACAACAGCGGGTTGTTCCCTACCAGCAGCAGGTCCAGCCATTGGCCACTCTACACTATGGCTTCCACCCAAACGTCTCCATGCAAGGAACCAATCAGAGCAGGATGTATTCATCAGCACCAGCTCCCCATCTCTCAGGGAAGGGGTCTCATCAGCACCCAATGGCTTTTCCACAGCAACAAGTCCAACCCATTATGGATTTACAGCAGAATTACTTCCATTTGCCCCAGGACCTCCTGTCTTACCCTGAATCCCCATGGGCTGCCCCCAGCCAGAGGCTCCCAGTACATCCGACAGCATCTAGTACCTACCCCCACAGTGACCTGCCCAGTAAGCCCATTACAAGCCACAGCACTAAGGGTATGAGCCCTGGCAAGGAGACTGAGAGAGACCTCGGTGGGAGACAGAGCCAAGTGTCCGTGCATTCTAACCTCATGTTGGACTTCCCCCCTAACAAGACCATCACCCCCGAGATGAACACCATCATCCCACAGATCCCAGGGGCTACAGGCTGGAGCAGCCAGGGGGGTACCAATGCCTACCCTACATGGGGGGCACTGCCCAGGGCAGGGTGTAGCCCCTACAGAGAGGGTTCTCCTGCCTCAGACTCAGGAGTCAGTGACACAGCTACAGAGTCAGTCTCAGACTGGGAAGAGAACATTATAAGAACTCTCTTCTGA
- the LOC116411062 gene encoding homeobox protein Mix.1-like isoform X1, with the protein MLGYTQGMEHLYSNYFSPTDPLMGFPSALGSLMGMGFPPVQHNPVQPANGKADIKAGDTGANQTAQHKEATNQQKVSPTPTSNRRKRTVYSPSDLAQLEQYFRANMYPDIHQREELAGQMGLPESRIQVWFQNRRSKAKRQGSRSTKPAAMGDYYNSPPMYNPAPTANGTIPVAQQQRVVPYQQQVQPLATLHYGFHPNVSMQGTNQSRMYSSAPAPHLSGKGSHQHPMAFPQQQVQPIMDLQQNYFHLPQDLLSYPESPWAAPSQRLPVHPTASSTYPHSDLPSKPITSHSTKGMSPGKETERDLGGRQSQVSVHSNLMLDFPPNKTITPEMNTIIPQIPGATGWSSQGGTNAYPTWGALPRAGCSPYREGSPASDSGVSDTATESVSDWEENIIRTLF; encoded by the exons ATGCTTGGATATACCCAAGGGATGGagcatctctatagcaactactTCTCTCCCACTGACCCCCTAATGGGCTTCCCTTCTGCCCTGGGCTCCCTCATGGGAATGGGGTTCCCTCCTGTACAGCACAATCCAGTACAGCCGGCTAATGGGAAAG CAGATATTAAGGCTGGGGATACTGGAGCCAATCAGACAGCACAGCACAAGGAAGCCACCAATCAGCAGAAGGTTTCCCCCACACCGACGTCCAATCGCAGGAAGAGAACTGTGTACAGCCCCTCAGATCTGGCCCAACTGGAGCAGTACTTCAGAGCTAATATGTACCCAGACATCCACCAGCGGGAGGAACTGGCCGGGCAGATGGGCTTGCCCGAGTCTCGCATTCAG GTTTGGTTCCAGAACAGGAGGTCAAAAGCCAAACGCCAAGGATCCAGATCTACCAAGCCGGCTGCTATGGGGGattactataacagccccccaatGTACAACCCGGCACCTACAGCCAATGGCACAATCCCCGTAGCCCAACAACAGCGGGTTGTTCCCTACCAGCAGCAGGTCCAGCCATTGGCCACTCTACACTATGGCTTCCACCCAAACGTCTCCATGCAAGGAACCAATCAGAGCAGGATGTATTCATCAGCACCAGCTCCCCATCTCTCAGGGAAGGGGTCTCATCAGCACCCAATGGCTTTTCCACAGCAACAAGTCCAACCCATTATGGATTTACAGCAGAATTACTTCCATTTGCCCCAGGACCTCCTGTCTTACCCTGAATCCCCATGGGCTGCCCCCAGCCAGAGGCTCCCAGTACATCCGACAGCATCTAGTACCTACCCCCACAGTGACCTGCCCAGTAAGCCCATTACAAGCCACAGCACTAAGGGTATGAGCCCTGGCAAGGAGACTGAGAGAGACCTCGGTGGGAGACAGAGCCAAGTGTCCGTGCATTCTAACCTCATGTTGGACTTCCCCCCTAACAAGACCATCACCCCCGAGATGAACACCATCATCCCACAGATCCCAGGGGCTACAGGCTGGAGCAGCCAGGGGGGTACCAATGCCTACCCTACATGGGGGGCACTGCCCAGGGCAGGGTGTAGCCCCTACAGAGAGGGTTCTCCTGCCTCAGACTCAGGAGTCAGTGACACAGCTACAGAGTCAGTCTCAGACTGGGAAGAGAACATTATAAGAACTCTCTTCTGA